A section of the Streptococcus oriscaviae genome encodes:
- a CDS encoding ABC transporter ATP-binding protein → MTRDYVIEMREITKIFGDFVANDHINLNVRRGEIHALLGENGAGKSTLMNMLAGLLEPTSGEIAINGEVVTIDSPSKAAHLGIGMVHQHFMLVDAFTVAENIILGSETTKAGVIDIKKAIKEIKALSEKYGLDVDPTAKVADISVGAQQRVEILKTLYRGADLLIFDEPTAVLTPAEITELLKIMKALVQEGKSIILITHKLDEIRAVADTVTVIRRGKSIETVEVAGATNQDLAEWMVGRSVSFKTEKVVANPKEVILSIKDLVVNENRGIPAVKGLSLDVRAGEVVGIAGIDGNGQSELIQAITGLRKVKSGEILIKGENVVGKTPRKITEMQVSHVPEDRHRDGLVLQMTVAENIALQTYYKEPNSKNGILNYNVINEHARKLMDEFDVRGAGELVPAKALSGGNQQKAIIAREIDRNPDLLIVSQPTRGLDVGAIEYIRKRLIAERDKGKAVLVVSFELDEILDVSDRIAVIHDGVIHGIVDPAKTNKQELGVLMAGGKLEKGEENV, encoded by the coding sequence ATGACTAGAGATTATGTCATTGAAATGCGTGAAATCACCAAAATATTTGGCGATTTCGTTGCGAATGACCACATCAATTTAAACGTCAGACGCGGTGAAATTCACGCACTTTTAGGAGAAAACGGGGCAGGCAAGTCTACCTTGATGAACATGCTGGCCGGTCTTTTGGAACCAACCAGTGGTGAAATTGCTATCAATGGTGAAGTAGTGACCATCGATTCCCCATCAAAGGCAGCCCATCTGGGTATCGGAATGGTACACCAGCACTTTATGTTGGTGGATGCTTTTACTGTGGCTGAAAATATCATTTTGGGTAGCGAAACCACCAAGGCCGGTGTTATCGACATCAAGAAGGCTATAAAAGAAATCAAAGCACTTTCTGAGAAGTATGGTCTGGATGTAGACCCAACAGCCAAGGTTGCTGATATTTCAGTTGGTGCCCAACAGCGTGTTGAAATCCTCAAAACCCTTTATCGGGGCGCAGACCTCTTAATTTTCGACGAGCCGACTGCGGTCTTGACGCCAGCTGAAATTACAGAGCTTCTGAAGATTATGAAGGCCCTTGTCCAAGAAGGCAAGTCCATCATCCTCATTACCCATAAACTGGATGAAATTCGCGCGGTAGCAGATACTGTAACGGTTATCCGTCGTGGAAAATCCATCGAAACAGTCGAAGTAGCAGGAGCAACCAACCAGGATCTAGCAGAATGGATGGTGGGGCGTTCCGTTTCCTTCAAGACAGAAAAAGTTGTAGCGAATCCCAAGGAAGTTATTCTATCTATTAAAGACCTAGTTGTCAACGAAAACCGTGGCATTCCAGCGGTTAAAGGCCTATCCTTAGATGTTCGGGCTGGCGAAGTAGTCGGAATCGCAGGGATTGATGGTAACGGACAGAGTGAATTGATTCAAGCCATTACGGGTCTTCGTAAGGTCAAATCAGGTGAAATCCTCATCAAGGGTGAAAATGTGGTGGGTAAGACTCCGCGTAAAATCACTGAGATGCAGGTCAGCCATGTCCCTGAAGATCGTCACCGTGATGGCCTAGTTCTTCAGATGACTGTCGCAGAAAATATCGCCCTTCAAACCTACTACAAAGAACCCAATTCTAAAAATGGCATTCTCAACTACAATGTCATCAACGAGCATGCCCGCAAGTTGATGGATGAATTTGATGTCCGCGGTGCTGGTGAATTGGTACCAGCCAAGGCTCTCTCAGGTGGTAACCAGCAGAAGGCTATCATTGCTCGTGAGATTGACCGCAATCCAGATCTCTTGATTGTTAGTCAGCCAACTCGTGGCTTGGACGTCGGTGCTATCGAATACATCCGGAAACGCTTGATTGCTGAGCGTGACAAGGGCAAGGCTGTTCTTGTTGTCAGCTTTGAGCTGGATGAAATTTTGGATGTATCAGACCGTATCGCCGTTATTCACGATGGTGTTATTCATGGAATTGTAGACCCTGCCAAGACCAATAAGCAAGAATTGGGTGTCTTGATGGCAGGTGGAAAACTTGAGAAGGGAGAAGAAAATGTCTAA
- a CDS encoding pyrimidine-nucleoside phosphorylase — protein MRTVDLIQKKRDGHELSTDEIKWLINGYVDGTVPDYQMSAFAMAVYFKGMSTREISDLTMAMVATGEQIDLSAIAGIKVDKHSTGGVGDKVTLILVPLVASFGVPVAKMSGRGLGHTGGTLDKLESIKGFQIEVSQEDFISQVQQAGLAVIGQSNNLVKADKLLYALRDVTATVDTIPLIASSVMSKKIAAGADAILLDVTVGEGAFMKNVEDARLLAQTMVDLGKAVGRKTVAVLTDMSQPVGTSIGNRLEILEALDILQGKGREDVTEFICELAQIMLGLAQVEKSLDEVRQHLQDGSALKKFEEMVLAQGGDLEDLYRPVQVEHQLPVYAEKSGYITALPAMEFGLFAMKLGAGRAVKTDELDYETGLVFHKKVGAAVVQGEQIATIYSNENISENMLTNFQKNVRIEDRVVKSKEIIEIVS, from the coding sequence ATGAGAACAGTTGATTTAATTCAGAAAAAACGAGACGGCCATGAATTAAGCACAGACGAGATTAAATGGCTTATCAATGGCTATGTAGATGGAACAGTTCCTGATTATCAGATGTCAGCATTCGCTATGGCGGTGTATTTTAAGGGGATGTCCACACGCGAAATTTCTGACCTGACGATGGCTATGGTTGCTACGGGCGAGCAGATTGATTTATCGGCCATTGCTGGTATCAAAGTAGACAAACATTCGACAGGCGGAGTAGGAGATAAAGTAACTCTTATCTTGGTTCCGCTAGTGGCTAGCTTTGGTGTACCTGTTGCTAAAATGAGTGGTCGTGGGTTGGGGCACACAGGTGGAACCCTCGATAAACTGGAATCTATCAAGGGATTTCAGATTGAAGTCAGTCAAGAAGACTTTATTTCCCAAGTTCAACAAGCAGGTCTAGCCGTCATCGGTCAGTCCAATAATCTAGTCAAGGCAGATAAGCTTCTCTATGCTCTGCGCGATGTGACAGCGACCGTAGATACCATTCCACTGATTGCTAGCTCAGTCATGTCTAAGAAAATAGCAGCAGGTGCCGATGCCATTCTTCTTGATGTTACTGTGGGCGAAGGTGCCTTCATGAAAAATGTTGAAGATGCTCGTCTATTGGCCCAAACCATGGTGGATCTTGGGAAGGCTGTCGGTAGAAAGACCGTTGCTGTCTTGACCGATATGTCGCAGCCGGTAGGAACCTCTATTGGAAATCGCTTAGAAATCCTTGAAGCTTTGGACATTCTTCAAGGTAAGGGAAGAGAAGACGTCACCGAATTCATTTGCGAATTAGCACAAATCATGTTAGGTTTGGCTCAGGTAGAAAAGTCACTGGATGAAGTTCGCCAGCATCTTCAAGATGGTTCTGCTCTCAAGAAGTTTGAAGAAATGGTTCTAGCCCAAGGAGGTGACTTAGAGGATCTCTATCGGCCAGTCCAAGTGGAACATCAGTTGCCTGTTTATGCAGAAAAATCAGGCTACATCACAGCTCTCCCTGCCATGGAGTTTGGATTGTTTGCTATGAAATTAGGGGCAGGACGTGCTGTCAAAACAGATGAACTGGACTATGAAACCGGCCTTGTTTTCCATAAAAAAGTTGGGGCAGCTGTTGTTCAAGGAGAGCAGATTGCAACTATTTACAGCAATGAAAATATTTCGGAAAACATGCTTACAAATTTCCAAAAAAATGTTAGAATAGAAGATAGGGTTGTGAAATCGAAGGAAATTATTGAAATCGTTTCCTAG
- a CDS encoding cytidine deaminase yields MATTELIDLAIEASKKAYVPYSHFPVGAVLVAKDGQVFTGVNIENASFGLTNCGERTAIFKAVSEGVTEFSELIIYGETEKPISPCGACRQVMAEFFSPDLKVTLVAKDKSTVEMTVGELLPYSFTDLN; encoded by the coding sequence ATGGCGACTACTGAGTTAATTGACTTAGCGATTGAAGCCAGCAAGAAGGCCTATGTTCCTTATTCACACTTTCCGGTTGGAGCCGTTTTGGTTGCCAAAGATGGACAAGTCTTTACTGGGGTGAATATTGAAAATGCCAGTTTTGGGTTGACCAACTGTGGAGAGCGAACTGCTATTTTTAAGGCGGTGTCAGAAGGTGTTACCGAATTTTCAGAGCTGATTATTTATGGAGAAACGGAAAAACCCATCTCACCATGTGGCGCCTGTCGCCAAGTTATGGCAGAATTTTTTAGTCCGGATTTAAAAGTAACCTTGGTTGCTAAAGATAAATCGACAGTCGAGATGACAGTCGGGGAATTACTTCCATATTCTTTTACAGACTTAAACTAG
- a CDS encoding L-lactate dehydrogenase, with protein sequence MTATKQHKKVILVGDGAVGSAYAYALVNQGIGQELGIIDINKDRTQGDAEDLSHALAFTSPKKIYSADYSDAHDADLVVLTAGLPQKPGETRLELVEKNLRINQQIVTEIVASGFDGIFLVAANPVDILTYSTWKFSGFPKERVIGSGTSLDTARFRQALAEKIGIDARSVHAYIMGEHGDSEFAVWSHANVAGVKLEQWLQDNRDIDAQGLVDLFISVRDAAYSIINKKGATYYGIGVALARITKAIFDDEKTVLPLSVYQSGQYEGVEDVFIGQPAIVGAHGIVRPVNLPLNDAELQKMQASAKQLKDIIDDAFANPEIAAAVKK encoded by the coding sequence ATGACTGCAACTAAACAACACAAAAAAGTAATCCTTGTCGGTGATGGTGCCGTAGGTTCAGCTTATGCTTACGCTCTCGTTAACCAAGGTATTGGTCAAGAATTAGGTATCATTGACATCAACAAAGACCGTACACAAGGTGACGCAGAAGATTTGAGCCACGCTTTGGCCTTTACTTCACCTAAAAAAATCTACTCAGCTGACTACTCCGATGCACACGATGCAGACCTCGTTGTATTGACTGCTGGTTTGCCACAAAAACCGGGTGAAACTCGTCTGGAATTGGTAGAAAAAAATCTTCGCATCAACCAACAAATCGTAACCGAAATTGTTGCTTCAGGTTTCGACGGCATCTTCCTTGTTGCTGCAAACCCTGTTGACATCTTGACCTACTCTACTTGGAAATTCTCAGGTTTCCCTAAAGAACGCGTTATCGGTTCAGGTACTTCATTGGATACTGCTCGTTTCCGTCAAGCCTTGGCTGAAAAAATCGGTATCGATGCTCGTTCTGTCCATGCCTACATCATGGGTGAGCACGGTGACTCAGAATTTGCGGTTTGGTCACATGCCAACGTTGCTGGGGTAAAATTGGAGCAATGGTTGCAGGATAACCGCGATATTGACGCACAAGGGTTGGTTGACCTCTTCATCTCCGTTCGTGATGCTGCTTACTCCATCATCAACAAAAAAGGTGCAACCTACTACGGTATCGGTGTAGCCTTGGCGCGTATTACCAAAGCCATCTTTGATGATGAGAAAACCGTTTTACCACTTTCTGTATACCAATCAGGTCAATACGAAGGTGTAGAAGATGTCTTCATCGGACAACCTGCTATCGTTGGTGCGCATGGTATCGTTCGTCCAGTAAATCTTCCGTTGAATGATGCTGAGTTGCAAAAAATGCAGGCTTCTGCTAAGCAATTGAAAGACATTATTGATGATGCCTTCGCTAATCCAGAAATCGCAGCAGCTGTTAAAAAATAA
- a CDS encoding ABC transporter permease gives MSKKLQSVALPVLAVLSGLLLGAIIMLIFGYDPIWGYEELFYSAFGSVKSIGEIFRAMAPLIFTALGFAVASRAGFFNVGLSGQALVGWVFAGWFALANPDLPRPVLIIATVVIAMLAGGIAGAIPGILRAYLGTSEVIVTIMMNYILLYSCNHIIRNVFSQDLMKNTDSSINVSANASYQTEWLRALTDNSRMNIGIFFAVIAVVVIWFLMTKTTLGFEIRSVGLNPTASDYAGMSAKRTIILSMIISGALAGLGGAIQGLGTFQNVYIQGGNLDIGFNGMSVALLASNSPLGIPLAAFLFGTLSIGAPGMVRAQIPPELIDVVTASIIFFIGVKFIFEQLIQPRLKAKGVK, from the coding sequence ATGTCTAAGAAATTACAAAGTGTGGCCCTTCCAGTATTGGCAGTTCTTTCTGGTCTATTGCTAGGTGCCATCATCATGTTGATCTTTGGTTATGACCCAATTTGGGGCTATGAAGAACTCTTCTATTCAGCCTTTGGCTCTGTTAAATCAATCGGTGAAATCTTCCGTGCCATGGCACCGCTGATTTTTACCGCCCTCGGTTTTGCTGTTGCAAGCCGGGCTGGCTTCTTTAATGTCGGTCTATCTGGTCAAGCCTTAGTGGGCTGGGTATTTGCGGGCTGGTTTGCCCTTGCCAATCCTGACCTGCCGCGTCCTGTCCTCATTATCGCAACGGTTGTGATTGCTATGCTGGCAGGAGGTATCGCTGGTGCCATTCCAGGGATTCTTCGGGCTTATCTGGGAACCAGCGAAGTCATCGTGACCATCATGATGAACTACATCTTGCTCTATTCTTGCAACCACATCATTCGTAATGTCTTTTCGCAAGATTTGATGAAGAATACTGACTCTAGTATCAACGTTTCTGCCAATGCTTCCTACCAGACGGAATGGTTGCGTGCCTTGACAGATAACTCTCGGATGAACATCGGTATCTTCTTTGCAGTGATTGCAGTAGTGGTGATTTGGTTCCTGATGACCAAGACCACGCTTGGTTTTGAAATTCGTTCAGTAGGTCTTAATCCTACTGCCTCTGACTATGCAGGGATGTCTGCAAAACGCACCATTATCCTGTCTATGATTATTTCAGGTGCCTTGGCAGGTCTTGGTGGAGCTATTCAAGGTCTGGGTACCTTCCAGAATGTTTACATTCAAGGCGGAAACTTAGATATTGGTTTTAACGGTATGTCTGTTGCCCTCTTGGCATCTAACTCCCCGCTCGGTATTCCACTAGCAGCCTTCCTCTTTGGTACCCTCTCTATCGGAGCACCAGGCATGGTTCGGGCGCAAATTCCACCTGAATTGATTGATGTTGTGACGGCGTCCATCATCTTCTTCATCGGTGTGAAATTCATCTTTGAACAGTTGATTCAGCCAAGATTGAAAGCGAAAGGAGTGAAATAA
- a CDS encoding ABC transporter permease, with amino-acid sequence MNTTILTLLISQMLIYSAPLIFTSLGGVFSERAGIVNVGLEGIMVIGAFAGVVFNIEFAESFGKTTPLLAVLVGGIAGLLFAIIHAAATINFRADHVVSGTVLNLLAPALSVFLVKVIYNKGQTDSIRQSFGKFSFPVLQDIPLLGDLFFKNTSLMGYVAIATAFLSWFILYKTKFGLRLRSVGEHPQAADTLGINVYLMRYSGVLIAGFLGGVGGAVSAQSVNINFSATTIVGSGFIALAAVIFGKWNPIGAMLASLFFGLSQSLAVIGSQLPFLSGVPTVYLQIAPYLITVVALSVFFGKAVAPKADGVNYIKSK; translated from the coding sequence ATGAATACAACCATTTTAACTTTACTTATTTCGCAAATGCTGATTTACTCAGCTCCCCTTATTTTCACCAGTCTTGGTGGCGTATTCTCCGAGCGGGCTGGCATCGTTAATGTCGGTCTGGAAGGAATCATGGTCATCGGGGCTTTTGCAGGGGTGGTCTTCAACATCGAGTTTGCTGAAAGCTTTGGAAAAACGACGCCTTTGTTGGCTGTCCTAGTGGGAGGCATCGCTGGTTTGCTCTTTGCTATTATCCACGCAGCAGCAACCATCAACTTCCGTGCTGACCACGTTGTTTCTGGTACGGTATTAAACCTCTTGGCACCAGCCCTGTCTGTCTTCTTGGTCAAGGTTATTTATAACAAGGGACAGACAGACAGTATCCGCCAATCCTTTGGTAAATTCTCCTTCCCAGTCTTGCAGGATATTCCCTTGCTTGGTGACCTCTTCTTTAAAAATACCAGTTTGATGGGTTACGTTGCCATTGCGACAGCCTTCCTCTCTTGGTTTATCCTTTATAAGACCAAGTTCGGACTTCGTCTGCGCTCAGTCGGTGAACACCCTCAGGCTGCTGATACTCTAGGTATCAATGTCTATCTCATGCGCTATTCTGGCGTTTTGATTGCAGGTTTCCTTGGAGGAGTAGGGGGAGCAGTAAGTGCCCAATCCGTAAATATCAACTTCTCAGCAACAACTATTGTTGGTTCAGGCTTTATCGCCCTAGCAGCGGTTATCTTTGGTAAATGGAATCCAATCGGTGCTATGCTTGCCAGTCTCTTCTTTGGTCTTTCCCAGAGTTTGGCAGTTATTGGTAGCCAGCTACCTTTCCTTTCAGGAGTTCCGACTGTTTATCTGCAAATCGCACCATATCTGATTACAGTTGTCGCACTTTCAGTCTTCTTTGGTAAGGCAGTGGCGCCTAAGGCAGATGGTGTTAACTACATTAAGTCAAAATAA
- a CDS encoding BMP family lipoprotein, translating to MNKKLVGLGVVSLAALTLAACGSRTSNSGSSTSSEDVSVKAAIITDVGGIDDRSFNQSAWEGLQAWGKEHSLSKGNGYDYFQSASEADYITNLDSAVSGGYNVIFGIGFALESAIAEVAPNNPDTNYVIVDSVVADQPNVASVGFADHEASYLAGVAAAKSTKSNHIGFIGGMEGVVIDRFEAGFVAGAKSVNPDIKVTIDYAGSFVDSAKGQTIAAAQYAAGADVIFHASGQTGNGVFAAAKAENETRNEADKVWVIGVDRDQSAEGDYTSKDGKDSNFVLASTLKQVGTSVKDIANKAVEGKFPGGEIIQFSLADGGVDLAETNLSEDATKAVAEAKKAILDGKVTVPEKP from the coding sequence ATGAACAAGAAACTTGTTGGTTTGGGTGTTGTATCACTTGCAGCACTTACTCTTGCTGCCTGCGGTAGCCGTACATCAAACAGTGGCTCAAGCACATCTTCAGAAGATGTATCAGTGAAAGCTGCTATCATCACCGACGTTGGTGGTATTGATGACCGTTCATTCAACCAATCAGCTTGGGAAGGCTTGCAAGCTTGGGGTAAAGAACATAGCCTATCTAAAGGTAACGGCTATGACTACTTCCAATCAGCTAGTGAAGCAGACTACATCACTAACCTTGACTCAGCTGTATCAGGTGGTTACAACGTCATCTTCGGTATTGGTTTTGCCTTGGAAAGTGCTATCGCTGAAGTAGCGCCAAACAACCCAGATACAAACTATGTTATCGTAGACTCTGTTGTTGCAGATCAGCCAAACGTTGCAAGTGTTGGATTTGCTGACCATGAAGCATCATACCTTGCTGGTGTTGCCGCTGCTAAATCAACCAAGTCAAACCACATCGGTTTCATCGGTGGTATGGAAGGTGTCGTAATCGACCGCTTTGAAGCTGGTTTCGTAGCTGGTGCTAAGTCTGTAAACCCTGACATCAAAGTAACAATTGACTACGCTGGTTCATTCGTAGACTCAGCTAAGGGTCAAACAATCGCTGCGGCTCAATACGCTGCTGGTGCAGATGTTATTTTCCACGCTTCAGGTCAAACAGGTAACGGTGTATTTGCCGCTGCCAAAGCTGAAAACGAAACTCGCAATGAAGCAGATAAAGTTTGGGTAATCGGTGTTGACCGTGACCAATCTGCTGAAGGTGACTATACTTCTAAAGATGGAAAAGATTCTAACTTCGTACTTGCTTCTACTTTGAAACAAGTTGGTACTTCAGTAAAAGACATTGCCAACAAGGCAGTTGAAGGTAAATTCCCAGGTGGCGAAATCATCCAATTCTCATTGGCTGATGGAGGTGTTGACTTGGCTGAAACTAACCTTTCAGAAGACGCTACAAAAGCAGTAGCTGAAGCTAAGAAAGCTATCTTGGATGGTAAAGTAACTGTTCCAGAAAAACCATAA
- the deoC gene encoding deoxyribose-phosphate aldolase, with protein sequence MKLNKFIDHTILKPDTTYQEFERVLAEAKEYDFASVCVNPTWVSLAAEGLKDSDVKVCTVIGFPLGANTPAVKAFETKDAIANGADEIDMVINIGALKDKRYDLVLEDIKAVVEASGDKLVKVIIEACLLTDEEKVKACQLSQEAGADFVKTSTGFSTGGATVADVALMRQTVGPDMGVKASGGARSYEDALAFIQAGATRIGASSGVAIMKGEKADGDY encoded by the coding sequence ATGAAACTAAACAAATTTATTGATCACACTATTTTGAAACCAGACACTACTTATCAAGAATTTGAACGCGTACTTGCAGAAGCGAAAGAGTATGATTTTGCTAGTGTCTGTGTCAATCCAACCTGGGTATCCCTAGCAGCAGAAGGGCTCAAAGATAGTGACGTTAAGGTGTGTACCGTGATTGGTTTTCCTTTGGGTGCAAACACACCAGCTGTAAAAGCATTTGAAACCAAGGATGCGATTGCAAATGGTGCAGATGAGATTGATATGGTTATCAATATCGGAGCTTTAAAGGACAAGCGTTATGATTTGGTCTTAGAAGACATCAAGGCTGTTGTAGAGGCAAGCGGTGATAAGCTAGTTAAGGTCATCATCGAAGCCTGCCTATTGACAGACGAAGAGAAAGTCAAAGCCTGCCAGCTTTCGCAAGAAGCAGGAGCTGATTTTGTGAAAACTTCAACTGGATTTTCAACTGGTGGAGCAACAGTGGCCGATGTCGCCCTCATGCGTCAAACAGTTGGGCCAGACATGGGCGTTAAGGCATCTGGTGGTGCTCGTTCTTATGAAGATGCGCTAGCCTTTATCCAAGCGGGAGCAACCCGTATTGGTGCATCATCTGGTGTGGCAATCATGAAGGGAGAAAAGGCAGATGGCGACTACTGA
- the gyrA gene encoding DNA gyrase subunit A, translating into MQDKNLVDVNLASEMKTSFIDYAMSVIVSRALPDVRDGLKPVHRRILYGMNELGITPDKPHKKSARITGDVMGKYHPHGDSAIYEAMVRMAQWWSYRHMLVDGHGNFGSMDGDGAAAQRYTEARMSKIALEMLRDINKNTVDFSDNYDSNEREPVVLPARFPNLLVNGTTGIAVGMATNIPPHNLGETIDAVKLLIDNPEATTREIMEVLPGPDFPTGALVMGKSGIHRAYETGKGSIVLRSRTEIEEYGNGRERIVVTEFPYMVNKSKVQEHIVKLVQEKRIEGITAVRDESNREGVRFVIEVRRDASANVILNNLFKLTQLQTNFSFNMLAIQNGVPKILSVRQILEAYVEHQKEVVTRRTQFDKEKAEARAHILEGLLIALDHIDEVIRIIRNSETDAIAQAELMEKFALSERQSQAILDMRLRRLTGLERDKIQSEYDELVALIADLADILAKPERVVQIIKEELEDVKRKYADPRRTELMVGEVLSLEDEDLIEEADVLITLSNQGYIKRLAQDEFQAQKRGGRGVQGTGVKDDDFVRELVSTSTHDRLLFFTNKGRVYRLKGYEIPEYGRTAKGLPIVNLLKLEENESIQTIINISKDQEDGHYLFFATRQGVVKRTKVAEFDNIRQNGLKALNLKDDDELINVFLTDGQADIIMGTKFGYSVRFMETDVRNMGRTATGVRGVNLREGDCLIGATMVADGQEVLVLTEKGFGKRTPASEYPTKGRGGKGIKTLKVADKNGYLAGLTTVSGDEDIMVITDNGVIIRTSVANISQTGRATMGVKVMRLNDSSRIVTFALVDPAEASDTEEEADE; encoded by the coding sequence ATGCAAGATAAGAATTTAGTAGATGTAAATCTAGCCAGTGAGATGAAGACTTCCTTCATTGATTATGCAATGAGTGTCATCGTTTCCCGTGCTCTGCCAGATGTCCGTGACGGGTTAAAACCAGTACACCGTCGTATTTTGTACGGGATGAATGAACTGGGGATTACGCCAGACAAACCACACAAAAAATCAGCCCGTATCACAGGGGATGTTATGGGTAAGTACCATCCGCATGGTGATAGTGCAATTTATGAAGCCATGGTTCGGATGGCACAGTGGTGGAGCTACCGCCACATGCTGGTAGATGGCCATGGAAACTTCGGTTCGATGGACGGTGACGGTGCAGCGGCTCAGCGGTATACAGAAGCCCGCATGAGCAAGATTGCTCTTGAAATGCTGCGCGATATTAACAAAAATACCGTTGATTTTTCTGATAACTATGATAGCAATGAACGGGAACCGGTTGTCTTACCAGCTCGTTTTCCAAATCTCTTGGTTAACGGTACAACTGGTATTGCTGTTGGTATGGCGACCAATATTCCGCCGCACAACTTGGGAGAAACCATTGATGCGGTCAAACTCTTGATTGATAATCCTGAAGCAACAACCCGTGAAATCATGGAAGTGTTACCTGGTCCAGATTTTCCAACAGGTGCTCTGGTCATGGGGAAATCCGGTATCCATCGTGCCTATGAAACAGGTAAGGGGTCAATTGTGCTCCGTTCTCGGACGGAGATTGAGGAGTACGGAAATGGTCGTGAGCGCATTGTTGTGACCGAATTTCCATATATGGTCAATAAATCTAAGGTTCAAGAGCACATTGTTAAATTGGTGCAGGAAAAGCGTATCGAAGGAATTACAGCTGTCCGTGACGAGTCCAACCGTGAAGGGGTGCGTTTTGTCATAGAGGTGCGTAGAGATGCTTCTGCCAATGTGATTCTCAACAACCTCTTTAAATTGACCCAGCTTCAAACCAACTTTAGCTTTAACATGCTGGCTATTCAAAATGGTGTTCCGAAGATTCTTTCAGTTCGGCAGATTTTAGAAGCTTATGTTGAGCACCAGAAGGAAGTTGTAACCCGTCGTACTCAGTTTGATAAGGAAAAAGCAGAAGCGCGTGCCCATATTTTGGAAGGCTTGCTGATTGCTTTGGATCATATTGATGAGGTGATTCGCATCATCCGTAATTCTGAAACGGATGCCATCGCCCAAGCTGAGTTGATGGAAAAATTTGCCCTTTCTGAACGTCAAAGTCAGGCTATTCTTGACATGCGCTTGCGCCGTCTGACAGGCTTGGAGCGCGATAAAATTCAGTCTGAATATGACGAGTTGGTGGCTTTAATTGCTGACCTAGCAGATATTTTGGCCAAGCCAGAGCGTGTGGTGCAGATTATCAAAGAAGAACTGGAAGATGTGAAGCGCAAGTATGCAGATCCTCGTCGAACAGAACTTATGGTTGGAGAGGTCTTGTCACTAGAAGATGAAGACCTGATCGAAGAAGCCGATGTTCTCATCACCCTATCCAACCAAGGCTATATCAAGCGATTGGCTCAGGATGAATTTCAAGCCCAAAAACGTGGAGGGCGCGGCGTCCAAGGTACAGGAGTTAAGGATGACGACTTTGTGCGTGAGCTAGTTTCTACTAGTACCCACGATCGCCTGCTGTTCTTTACAAACAAAGGCCGAGTGTACCGTTTGAAAGGATATGAGATTCCAGAATATGGCCGTACCGCCAAGGGATTGCCAATTGTTAACCTTCTCAAACTAGAAGAAAATGAATCCATCCAGACCATTATCAATATCAGCAAGGACCAAGAAGATGGACATTACCTCTTCTTTGCTACCCGACAAGGTGTCGTTAAACGCACCAAGGTGGCAGAATTTGACAATATCCGCCAAAACGGTCTAAAGGCTCTCAACCTCAAAGACGATGATGAGCTAATCAATGTCTTTTTAACAGATGGACAGGCTGATATTATCATGGGAACCAAGTTTGGTTATTCTGTTCGCTTCATGGAAACAGATGTACGTAACATGGGCCGTACCGCGACAGGTGTTCGTGGTGTCAATTTGCGTGAAGGTGACTGTCTGATAGGAGCGACCATGGTTGCAGATGGTCAGGAAGTTCTAGTCTTAACGGAAAAAGGTTTCGGTAAGCGTACCCCTGCTAGTGAATACCCAACTAAGGGTCGTGGCGGTAAGGGTATTAAGACTCTGAAAGTAGCAGATAAGAATGGGTACCTTGCAGGCCTGACAACAGTTTCAGGTGATGAGGACATCATGGTTATCACGGATAACGGTGTCATCATCCGAACAAGTGTAGCCAACATTTCGCAGACGGGCCGTGCAACCATGGGTGTGAAAGTCATGCGTCTAAACGACAGTTCTCGCATTGTTACCTTTGCCTTGGTTGACCCTGCAGAAGCTTCAGATACCGAAGAGGAGGCTGACGAATGA